A DNA window from Pungitius pungitius chromosome 1, fPunPun2.1, whole genome shotgun sequence contains the following coding sequences:
- the rapgef3 gene encoding rap guanine nucleotide exchange factor 3 isoform X1 yields MRGGAESACGSSDRKSCASIVGICDKMHLFRSHNYRVYPDRCAVETPTIRGISWTPLPEALNSKDTMKQFLSDRVVKAARSIRSVMVDGSPGLIRDRKHHLKTYRKCCSGKELVDWLMKQNECLQSRSQAVGMWQVLVDEGILVHVKHEVNFHDKDTQFYRFQDSESGLNHTSNEKDSEEELQESLSLLSQLGPDALLTMILRKCPSQRSAEDLEVIYEELLHVKAAAHLSASVRKELAAVLVFESHAKAGVVLFSQGEKGTSWYIIWKGSVNVITNGKGLVTTLHEGEDFGQLALLNDAPRAATIILREDNCHFLRVDKQDFIRILKDVEANTVRLEEHGKTVLVLEKRTEWAQQGGSGNSKYTVMSGTPEKILEHLLETIKLDSNGNDSIDPCVSDFLLTHKVFMPTNQLCAALQHHYQAELSEGSDQEKASYILTTKQKVVKLIGQWVALYGLLLKEDPIALDSLERLKKEVAGDFRLFSVLKDQFRERRRIKASENGCQTLSRNQPFDWFSNCEEPVGRLQPIRAQDKVLYEIYRPDNKPLNLMLPVNASVKDVMSAIVKPGGDHILVKMNSMGERAQLKLDANAVYTALGLNERLFICTISQAEQLMPLKEQQGPEQGTTDLLEQMDSKDVANELTNYDWELFTAMHEVELVYYIFGRHKFPGATTANLERFVRRFNEVQYWVVTELCICEDLVKRAILLKKFIKIAAVLKEQKNLNSFFAVMFGLSNSAVHRLYKTWERIPSKTKRIYCAYERLMDPSRNHRAYRLAVAKLGPPYIPFMPLLLKDMTFINDGNPNYVDKLVNFEKVRMIAKTVKIVRGCRSQPYVPSSPQRGLADRMFLEGASNRISTYSELALPLRSPSSIRNYIQNLKVIDNQRKLTQLSRTIEC; encoded by the exons ACTCCGTTGCCAGAGGCCCTGAATTCAAAGGACACGATGAAGCAG TTTCTTTCAGATCGCGTGGTAAAGGCAGCGAGGTCGATCCGTAGTGTCATGGTCGATGGGAGCCCGGGTCTGATTAGAGACAGAAAGCATCACCTCAAAACATACAG AAAATGTTGTTCGGGGAAGGAGCTTGTGGATTGGCTgatgaaacaaaatgaatgcCTGCAATCCAGGAGTCAAGCGGTTGGAATGTGGCAGGTGCTGGTGGATGAAGGAATCCTTGTTCATG TGAAACATGAAGTGAACTTCCACGACAAGGACACCCAATTCTACCGCTTCCAGGACTCGGAGTCTGGGCTGAACCACACGTCCAACGAGAAGGACTCAGAGGAAGAGCTGCAGGAGAGTCTGTCGCTGTTGTCTCAGCTGGGACCCGACGCTCTGCTCACTATGATTCTGCGCAAGTG CCCCAGTCAGAGGAGTGCTGAGGACCTGGAGGTCATCTACGAGGAGCTGCTCCATGTCAAGGCCGCAGCGCATCTCTCCGCCTCT GTGCGTAAGGAGCTGGCAGCGGTGCTGGTCTTTGAATCACATGCCAAGGCCGGAGTAGTCT TGTTCAGTCAGGGGGAAAAAGGGACTTCTTGGTACATCATCTGGAAAGGCTCCGTAAACGTGATCACCAACGGGAAG GGCCTGGTGACTACTCTACACGAGGGGGAGGACTTTGGGCAGCTGGCTTTGCTGAATGATGCCCCTCGTGCTGCCACCATCATCCTAAGAGAAGACAACTGCCATTTCCTCCGTGTTGATAAACAGGACTTCATTCGCATCCTCAAG GACGTGGAGGCCAACACGGTGCGACTGGAGGAGCATGGGAAGACTGTGCTGGTGTTGGAGAAGAGAACCGAGTGGGCCCAGCAGGGAGGGTCAGGGAACAGCAA GTACACAGTTATGTCAGGAACACCTGAGAAAATCCTAGAACACCTACTGGAAACGATAAAGTTGGATTCCAATGGAAACGACTCAATAG ATCCATGTGTTagtgactttctcctcactcacAAAGTCTTCATGCCCACCAACCAGCTGTGTGCCGCCCTACAGCACCA TTATCAGGCGGAGCTGTCTGAGGGCTCAGACCAGGAGAAGGCTTCCTACATCCTTACCACCAAGCAGAAGGTGGTCAAGCTGATTGGCCAGTGGGTGGCACTGTACGGCCTTCTGCTGAAAGAAGACCCTATTGCTTTGGACTCTCTGGAG AGGCTGAAGAAGGAGGTGGCGGGAGATTTCCGTCTGTTCAGCGTGCTGAAAGATCAATTCAGGGAAAGGAGGAGAATTAAAGC atcgGAGAACGGATGTCAGACATTGAGCAGG AATCAGCCGTTCGATTGGTTTTCAAACTGCGAGGAGCCAGTGGGGAGGTtacaaccaatcagagctcaaGATAAAG TGCTGTATGAGATTTACAGGCCGGACAACAAACCTCTCAATCTGATGCTCCCAGTGAACGCCTCTGTGAAGGATGTGATGTCGGCCATAGTCAAACCTGGCGGAGATCACATCTTGGTCAAAATGAACTCCATGGGAG AGAGAGCTCAGTTAAAGCTGGATGCGAATGCAGTCTACACGGCTCTGGGACTCAACGAGAGACTGTTCATCTGCACAATCAGCCAAGCAGAACAACTG ATGCCCCTGAAGGAACAGCAAGGTCCAGAGCAAGGAACAACTGACCTCCTTGAACAGATGGACTCTAAAGATGTCGCCAATGAACTCACCAACTATGATTGGGAACTGTTCACTGCCATGCATGAG GTGGAGCTCGTCTACTACATATTCGGGCGCCATAAATTCCCCGGTGCCACCACGGCTAACCTGGAGCGGTTTGTGCGTCGTTTCAACGAGGTGCAGTACTGGGTGGTGACCGAGCTGTGCATCTGTGAAGATCTGGTGAAACGAGCCATTCTGCTCAAGAAGTTCATAAAGATTGCCGCAGT GTTAAAGGAACAGAAGAATCTCAATTCGTTCTTTGCTGTGATGTTCGGTTTGAGCAACAGTGCAGTGCACAGGCTTTACAAGACCTGGGAG AGAATACCCAGCAAGACAAAACGAATTTACTGCGCTTATGAGAGACTGATG GATCCCTCACGCAACCACAGGGCCTACAGGTTGGCCGTGGCCAAACTCGGTCCTCCTTACATCCCCTTCATGCCTCTGCTGCTCAAAG ACATGACGTTCATCAATGATGGAAATCCAAACTATGTAGACAAACTGGTTAATTTCGAGAAAGTg CGCATGATTGCCAAGACAGTGAAAATTGTACGAGGATGCAGAAGCCAGCCGTATG TGCCATCGTCTCCACAGAGGGGCCTGGCAGATCGGATGTTTCTGGAAGGGGCTTCTAATCGCATATCTACAT ACTCCGAGCTCGCCCTTCCTCTGCGGAGCCCCAGCAGCATCCGGAACTACATTCAGAACCTGAAAGTGATCGATAACCAGCGCAAGCTAACGCAGCTCTCCAGAACGATAGAATGCTAG
- the rapgef3 gene encoding rap guanine nucleotide exchange factor 3 isoform X2, producing the protein MENVGKCVCSTSRRCTPVDGETPLPEALNSKDTMKQFLSDRVVKAARSIRSVMVDGSPGLIRDRKHHLKTYRKCCSGKELVDWLMKQNECLQSRSQAVGMWQVLVDEGILVHVKHEVNFHDKDTQFYRFQDSESGLNHTSNEKDSEEELQESLSLLSQLGPDALLTMILRKCPSQRSAEDLEVIYEELLHVKAAAHLSASVRKELAAVLVFESHAKAGVVLFSQGEKGTSWYIIWKGSVNVITNGKGLVTTLHEGEDFGQLALLNDAPRAATIILREDNCHFLRVDKQDFIRILKDVEANTVRLEEHGKTVLVLEKRTEWAQQGGSGNSKYTVMSGTPEKILEHLLETIKLDSNGNDSIDPCVSDFLLTHKVFMPTNQLCAALQHHYQAELSEGSDQEKASYILTTKQKVVKLIGQWVALYGLLLKEDPIALDSLERLKKEVAGDFRLFSVLKDQFRERRRIKASENGCQTLSRNQPFDWFSNCEEPVGRLQPIRAQDKVLYEIYRPDNKPLNLMLPVNASVKDVMSAIVKPGGDHILVKMNSMGERAQLKLDANAVYTALGLNERLFICTISQAEQLMPLKEQQGPEQGTTDLLEQMDSKDVANELTNYDWELFTAMHEVELVYYIFGRHKFPGATTANLERFVRRFNEVQYWVVTELCICEDLVKRAILLKKFIKIAAVLKEQKNLNSFFAVMFGLSNSAVHRLYKTWERIPSKTKRIYCAYERLMDPSRNHRAYRLAVAKLGPPYIPFMPLLLKDMTFINDGNPNYVDKLVNFEKVRMIAKTVKIVRGCRSQPYVPSSPQRGLADRMFLEGASNRISTYSELALPLRSPSSIRNYIQNLKVIDNQRKLTQLSRTIEC; encoded by the exons ACTCCGTTGCCAGAGGCCCTGAATTCAAAGGACACGATGAAGCAG TTTCTTTCAGATCGCGTGGTAAAGGCAGCGAGGTCGATCCGTAGTGTCATGGTCGATGGGAGCCCGGGTCTGATTAGAGACAGAAAGCATCACCTCAAAACATACAG AAAATGTTGTTCGGGGAAGGAGCTTGTGGATTGGCTgatgaaacaaaatgaatgcCTGCAATCCAGGAGTCAAGCGGTTGGAATGTGGCAGGTGCTGGTGGATGAAGGAATCCTTGTTCATG TGAAACATGAAGTGAACTTCCACGACAAGGACACCCAATTCTACCGCTTCCAGGACTCGGAGTCTGGGCTGAACCACACGTCCAACGAGAAGGACTCAGAGGAAGAGCTGCAGGAGAGTCTGTCGCTGTTGTCTCAGCTGGGACCCGACGCTCTGCTCACTATGATTCTGCGCAAGTG CCCCAGTCAGAGGAGTGCTGAGGACCTGGAGGTCATCTACGAGGAGCTGCTCCATGTCAAGGCCGCAGCGCATCTCTCCGCCTCT GTGCGTAAGGAGCTGGCAGCGGTGCTGGTCTTTGAATCACATGCCAAGGCCGGAGTAGTCT TGTTCAGTCAGGGGGAAAAAGGGACTTCTTGGTACATCATCTGGAAAGGCTCCGTAAACGTGATCACCAACGGGAAG GGCCTGGTGACTACTCTACACGAGGGGGAGGACTTTGGGCAGCTGGCTTTGCTGAATGATGCCCCTCGTGCTGCCACCATCATCCTAAGAGAAGACAACTGCCATTTCCTCCGTGTTGATAAACAGGACTTCATTCGCATCCTCAAG GACGTGGAGGCCAACACGGTGCGACTGGAGGAGCATGGGAAGACTGTGCTGGTGTTGGAGAAGAGAACCGAGTGGGCCCAGCAGGGAGGGTCAGGGAACAGCAA GTACACAGTTATGTCAGGAACACCTGAGAAAATCCTAGAACACCTACTGGAAACGATAAAGTTGGATTCCAATGGAAACGACTCAATAG ATCCATGTGTTagtgactttctcctcactcacAAAGTCTTCATGCCCACCAACCAGCTGTGTGCCGCCCTACAGCACCA TTATCAGGCGGAGCTGTCTGAGGGCTCAGACCAGGAGAAGGCTTCCTACATCCTTACCACCAAGCAGAAGGTGGTCAAGCTGATTGGCCAGTGGGTGGCACTGTACGGCCTTCTGCTGAAAGAAGACCCTATTGCTTTGGACTCTCTGGAG AGGCTGAAGAAGGAGGTGGCGGGAGATTTCCGTCTGTTCAGCGTGCTGAAAGATCAATTCAGGGAAAGGAGGAGAATTAAAGC atcgGAGAACGGATGTCAGACATTGAGCAGG AATCAGCCGTTCGATTGGTTTTCAAACTGCGAGGAGCCAGTGGGGAGGTtacaaccaatcagagctcaaGATAAAG TGCTGTATGAGATTTACAGGCCGGACAACAAACCTCTCAATCTGATGCTCCCAGTGAACGCCTCTGTGAAGGATGTGATGTCGGCCATAGTCAAACCTGGCGGAGATCACATCTTGGTCAAAATGAACTCCATGGGAG AGAGAGCTCAGTTAAAGCTGGATGCGAATGCAGTCTACACGGCTCTGGGACTCAACGAGAGACTGTTCATCTGCACAATCAGCCAAGCAGAACAACTG ATGCCCCTGAAGGAACAGCAAGGTCCAGAGCAAGGAACAACTGACCTCCTTGAACAGATGGACTCTAAAGATGTCGCCAATGAACTCACCAACTATGATTGGGAACTGTTCACTGCCATGCATGAG GTGGAGCTCGTCTACTACATATTCGGGCGCCATAAATTCCCCGGTGCCACCACGGCTAACCTGGAGCGGTTTGTGCGTCGTTTCAACGAGGTGCAGTACTGGGTGGTGACCGAGCTGTGCATCTGTGAAGATCTGGTGAAACGAGCCATTCTGCTCAAGAAGTTCATAAAGATTGCCGCAGT GTTAAAGGAACAGAAGAATCTCAATTCGTTCTTTGCTGTGATGTTCGGTTTGAGCAACAGTGCAGTGCACAGGCTTTACAAGACCTGGGAG AGAATACCCAGCAAGACAAAACGAATTTACTGCGCTTATGAGAGACTGATG GATCCCTCACGCAACCACAGGGCCTACAGGTTGGCCGTGGCCAAACTCGGTCCTCCTTACATCCCCTTCATGCCTCTGCTGCTCAAAG ACATGACGTTCATCAATGATGGAAATCCAAACTATGTAGACAAACTGGTTAATTTCGAGAAAGTg CGCATGATTGCCAAGACAGTGAAAATTGTACGAGGATGCAGAAGCCAGCCGTATG TGCCATCGTCTCCACAGAGGGGCCTGGCAGATCGGATGTTTCTGGAAGGGGCTTCTAATCGCATATCTACAT ACTCCGAGCTCGCCCTTCCTCTGCGGAGCCCCAGCAGCATCCGGAACTACATTCAGAACCTGAAAGTGATCGATAACCAGCGCAAGCTAACGCAGCTCTCCAGAACGATAGAATGCTAG